One Desulfobulbaceae bacterium genomic region harbors:
- a CDS encoding ketol-acid reductoisomerase, translated as MSGFTSKVFETEIITLAGTEEQIVRGGRDRFSLLEKAFAGVKQIGVIGWGSQGPAQAQNLKESLEGTSVKVVVGLRAGSSSMESARSGGFNEADGTLGEMYSVIKSSDMVVLLISDAAQAENYQSVFDAMKDGATLGLSHGFLLGYLQSIGKSFPKNINVVGVCPKGMGPSVRRLYVQGKSINGAGINSSFAVEQDIDGRATDLALGWAVAVGAPYIFKTTLRNEFCSDIFGERSILLGAVHGIVEALYRRYVMEQGMTAEDAFRASVENITGPISKTISHKGILSVYEQLSEEGKRIFEKIYSHSYGPAMDILMEIYDEVSSCNEIRTVIMAGKRFARYPMGKIDGTKMWQVGETVRAARTDVPVEIDPFTAGMYCATMMAQIDLLIEKGHCLSEVCNESVIEAVDSLNPYMHHKGVAFMVDNCSTTARLGSRKWAPRFDYNLSQQALVNYDQGTPADQTLIDEFKKHKVHQALATCATLRPAVDIAFLN; from the coding sequence ATGTCTGGATTTACTTCGAAAGTGTTTGAAACTGAAATCATTACCCTTGCCGGAACAGAGGAGCAGATTGTTCGTGGTGGCCGTGACCGTTTTTCCCTGTTGGAGAAGGCGTTTGCTGGTGTTAAGCAGATCGGTGTGATCGGTTGGGGGTCGCAGGGGCCAGCTCAGGCTCAGAATCTTAAAGAATCACTTGAGGGGACTTCTGTTAAGGTTGTCGTTGGTCTACGCGCCGGAAGTTCCTCCATGGAGAGCGCCCGTTCTGGAGGATTTAACGAGGCCGATGGCACCCTTGGTGAGATGTACAGCGTGATTAAGTCATCAGACATGGTCGTTTTGCTGATCTCGGATGCTGCCCAAGCTGAAAATTATCAATCTGTGTTCGATGCCATGAAAGATGGGGCAACCCTGGGTTTGTCTCATGGCTTCCTGCTGGGCTACTTACAGAGCATTGGTAAGTCCTTTCCCAAGAATATCAATGTGGTAGGTGTCTGTCCTAAGGGGATGGGGCCATCAGTTCGCAGGCTGTATGTTCAGGGCAAGAGTATTAACGGCGCTGGGATCAACAGTAGCTTTGCCGTGGAGCAGGATATTGACGGTCGTGCAACCGACTTGGCTTTGGGTTGGGCTGTGGCCGTTGGCGCTCCGTACATCTTCAAGACCACGCTCCGTAACGAGTTTTGCAGCGATATCTTTGGTGAGAGAAGTATTCTCCTCGGTGCGGTTCACGGCATTGTCGAGGCGCTGTATCGTCGCTATGTGATGGAGCAGGGGATGACGGCGGAGGATGCCTTTCGGGCCTCAGTTGAAAATATCACCGGTCCGATCAGTAAGACCATCTCTCATAAGGGTATTTTGTCAGTTTATGAGCAGTTGAGCGAAGAAGGGAAGCGGATTTTTGAGAAGATCTATAGTCACTCCTATGGTCCGGCCATGGATATTCTGATGGAGATCTATGACGAAGTTTCTTCCTGTAACGAAATCAGGACTGTGATCATGGCCGGCAAGCGGTTTGCTCGTTACCCGATGGGCAAGATTGACGGCACCAAGATGTGGCAGGTAGGTGAAACGGTTCGAGCTGCCCGGACAGACGTCCCTGTTGAGATCGATCCCTTTACCGCTGGCATGTATTGCGCCACCATGATGGCCCAGATTGATCTGTTGATTGAGAAAGGTCATTGTTTGAGCGAGGTCTGTAATGAGTCGGTTATTGAAGCGGTAGACTCATTGAATCCATATATGCATCACAAGGGCGTGGCTTTCATGGTCGATAATTGCTCCACCACTGCTCGCTTGGGGTCTCGAAAATGGGCGCCACGGTTTGACTATAATTTGAGCCAGCAGGCCTTGGTGAATTACGATCAGGGTACACCTGCTGATCAGACATTGATTGATGAGTTCAAAAAGCACAAGGTCCATCAGGCCCTGGCCACCTGCGCTACCCTTCGGCCTGCTGTAGATATTGCTTTCCTCAATTAA
- a CDS encoding HU family DNA-binding protein, with amino-acid sequence MNKTELVTAIAENAGITKADASRALQALIETVTTAMSNGDSVSLTGFGTFTVAERAARTGRNPSNGKALKIAAKKVAKFKAGKGLSQAVN; translated from the coding sequence ATGAATAAGACAGAACTCGTAACAGCAATTGCAGAAAATGCAGGAATCACTAAGGCCGATGCCAGCAGAGCCTTGCAGGCGCTTATTGAGACCGTTACCACTGCCATGTCTAATGGTGATTCTGTCTCTTTGACAGGTTTCGGAACCTTTACTGTAGCAGAACGTGCTGCTCGTACTGGACGTAATCCGAGCAATGGCAAGGCCCTGAAAATTGCAGCCAAGAAGGTTGCAAAGTTTAAGGCTGGTAAGGGGCTGTCACAGGCAGTTAATTAA